DNA from Mycobacterium bourgelatii:
GTGAACTTCGTCGAGAGCTTCACCCTGCCGTCGGGCAGGCGCACCACGCTGGGTGCGTAGGTCGACCAAGCCCGCGCCACCTCTGGCGTGGCCCCGACGGTGAACAGGTTGCGCTGGCCGCCGCGGGTCGCCGCGGGCACGATTCCGATGCCGAGGCCGCGGATCACCGGCGCGGTCAACCGGGTCAGGATGTCGCCCGGGCCCAGGTCGAGAATCCAGCGCGCTCCGGCCGAGTGCACACGAGTGATTTCCTCGACCCAGTCAACCTTGTCCACCAGGATGGACTCGGCGAGCTGCCGGGCCAGCGCGACGTTCAGGCCGACCGTCTCGGCCCAGCGTCCGACGATGTCGATGCCGTCCGCCAGCCTCGGGGTGTGGAAACCGACTTCCACCTGCACCGGCTCGAACACCGGCGAGAAGACGTCGCCGCCGCGGATCTTGTTCTTGCGCTCGGCCTCTTCTTTCTCCGAGATCTGCCGGCAGTAGAGCTCGAAGCGGGAGAGTTCGTCCGGCGTGCCGGTGATGACGACCGAACGCCGGCCGTTGCGGATGGACAGGACGGGCGGCAGCACGGTCCGGACATCCTGGGAAAATTCCTCCAGCAAGTGCTGGATGCGCTGCGGGTCGGCGTTGGTGACCGAGACCATCGGGGGGCGGTCACCAAGGATCGAAATCCCCCGGCGGCGCGCCACCAGTGTGCCGGCGGCACCGATGAGCTGGGCCATTGCAAAGAGCTCGACGTCGCGCACCCCGCCGGACTTGAGCGCCTCGACCGCCAGCACGCCTTGGGAATGCCCCGCCACCGCCACGGGCCGGTGGGCATTGAGGTCCATACCCTGGCGGGCCAGGGCGCGAATGGCCGCGATCTGGGTGAGCAGCACACCCGGCACCGACACCGCGGCCGACGTCAGGTGCTTGGCCGAGGGGACGGTGTCTTCGGCGGCCAGCGCGCGTACCCACTGCAACGGCTCGAAGCCGATCGGACGGACGACAACTAACTCTTTGGCGACCGGCTCCAGGACCAGCTCGACCTCACCGACCAGGGTCGCCAGCTCGGCCTCGATCCCGGCCCCTGACACCAGCTCTTCGAGGGTCTCCAACCAGGCGCTGCCCTGCCCACCGAAGGCGACCGCGTACGGCTCGCCGGCGGTCAGTCGGTCGACGAGAGCATGGGAGCTATGGGGGCTGGGTTCTCCGCGGTCAGCCGATACCCGATCGTGCTCGTGGATCGTCACGTCTCCATCTCCCTGTTACGTCTCGCAGCGTCTTAAGCGTCTCTCGTAGTTTTCGGCCGTTCCGGACGTCCGACCGCGGGACGCACCCGCTCCTGGTTCTCCCGTGCCGATTCCGCGTTGAATCGCCAGCCGAAAATCGTCTGACCGGTGTGTTTCGGATCCGGCTCGTAGATTCAAGCGGCGCCCAAAAGTTGGCATCGACCCACATCGGTCCTAATAAGAGTCTCATAAGGAATCGTCTAGATTGTTTACGTCGATTGGTTACTGGCGAGTTCTACGCGCGGGTAACCGTGTCGCGGGTAACACCATGTTTCATCGGCGGCACGGAAGTGGCGGACAAACGTCCTGCATGCAGGTGGTTACGGTCGAGTAGCTATAACTGCGCTGATCAAGGCAGTATTGTTACCAAATCGTTATACGAAAAATTTGGCGCTTCGGCGAGGGTGTCCCATACCACAGGCCGCACGGTCGTGGATACAGCTATGTAGCCGATACAGAAAAGTGAGCGAACGAGTGTTTGCTGGGAGGCGGCGCCACTGAGGCGATCGAATGGAGCCCTAGATCCACTGCCCAAATTGCGGCTTCAAGATTTCGTTGACGTCCACGCCGATGCCACCGACCTTGCGCTTGTCGATCTCGACCTGGTGCAGGTGGGCGGCCGGGTGGGTGTAGCCCTTGGGCGAGCCCCAGTTGTGCTGCCAGAAGTAGGAGCCCACGCCGTCGTTCAAGGCCCAGTCGATGGTCTTGGAGTTGGCGTAGACGCCAGTCCGCTGGTGCCCGATCACTGATTCCCAGGCCCGCAAATACGGCAGGACCTGGTTCTTGTATTGCTCGACCGACGGGTTGTCGTCGATTGACACGTAAATCGGGGCGCCGGCGGGTCCACCGGCGGCGGCGTGGAGTTCCGCACCCCGTTTGGCGTGCTGAATCCCGGCGGCGGCGCCGCCCAGCCAGTCCGACGTGCTCCCTTTTCCGAACTGGTAGTTGGAGACGATCTTGAGTCCGTTGCCGGCCAGGTCCTGCGCTTCGGCGAATTGGATCGGCTTGCCGAGCATCCAGTCGCCCCCCGGCCTCCGGTCCGACACGTATCGGATCGCGCCTGACGCGCCGGCTGCCCTGATTTCACTTGCGGGGATGACCCCGGCCGCGTAGTCCAACAAGGTGCCGAGGGCCGCCGACGCCGGTGCGGGGTACACCGAGGCCGCGGCGACACCCAGGCCCAGCAGGCCCGGCGTCGCCGCGGCGAACTTCAACACGTCACGTCGGGACACCGGCACATGCCACAGGGTACGACAGAATTCACACCAGACCCGTCCATCTCGGGTGTCGCATCTGTATCAAGTCGGGATGCGGTGCCGTCCCCGGCACCCCGTCCTCTGCTCCGACGAAAAGTTATAAAGTTAGTAAAGTTAGAGCGGAGCGCGACTGTAACGGGAGTTCAGGATGGATCGCGACCAACTCATCGACCTCACCCGGCGGGCCCTGAAGCTGGCTCGCGACAACACCACCGACCTCGCCGAAAAACAACACACGGTCGACGCGCGCGAGTACACGTCGCGGGAAAGACACGAACGCGATCGGGCGATGTTGATGTCCAGCCCGCAACTGGTCGGCTACGCGTCGGAACTACCGGGACCCGGGAGCTACTGCACCAAGACGGTCATGGGCCGTTCCATCCTGCTCACCCGCACGACCGACGGAACGGTGAAGGCTTTCGACAACGTCTGCCTGCACCGGCAATCGCAAGTCGTGACGGGGTGCGGCACCGCGAAGCGATTCACCTGCCCCTACCACTCGTGGACCTACGACAACACCGGGCGATTGGTGGGAGTTCCGGGGCGGGAGGGATTTCCCGACGTCACGCTGAAGTCCGACGGATTGACCGAACTCCCGGCCACGGAGTTCGCCGGATTCCTTTGGATAGCACTGAATCCGGGCACCCATCTCGACGTCGCGGCACACTTGGGCGACCTCGCCGACGAGCTCGACTCGTGGGGCATCGGCCGCTGGTCTCCGCTCGGCGAGAAGGTCCTCGACTCCCCCATCAACTGGAAGCTGGCCGTCGACACGTTCGCCGAGAACTATCACTTCGCCACCGTGCACCGGCAGACCTTCGCCACCATCGCGCGGAGCAACTGCACGGTCTTCGACTCGTACGGCCCGCACCACCGCTTGATCTTCCCGCTCAACGCCATCCTCGGCCTCGAGGACGTGCCCGAGGACAAGTGGGACCCGTTCCAGAACATGGTGGTGATCTACGCCCTGTTCCCCAACATCGTCATATCGGTGACGATCGCCAACGGCGAACTGTTCCGGGTTTATCCCGGAACCGAACCCGGCAGATCCATTACCGTGCACCAGAACTCGACGCCGTTGGACCTGTCGGACGAGTCGGTGGCCGCCGGCGCCCAAGCCGTATTCGAATACGCCCACGCCACCGTTCGCGATGAGGACTATCGGCTCGTCGAAGCCCTGCAGGCAAACCTCGAATCCGGTGCGCGCGAAAAGCTGGTTTTCGGCCGCAACGAACCGGGGTTGCAGCATCGACACATGGCTTGGGAGGAAGCGCTGTCAAGACTCTGACAGCGCGGTCACCAGGTCGTCGATGATGGTCGCCGCCAGGGCTTGTTGGCCGGGGCGTAGTTTCGTCAACAACTCCGCAGCCTCGGCTCGCCGGCCGGACGACACCAGTGGCCTGAGTTCGTCGGCAACGTCGGGCAACTCCGTCGCGAGCACATCGACCAGTTCCCAATCCCGGTACAGCGCCAGCGAACGCTCGTTGAAGGCGAACGCCGACACCGGCTGCCCAGCCAAGGAACCCCGGTATCGATACGGGCCTTCCATGTATTCGATGGGCAGCCCGTGTGCGGGCGCCGGTACCAAAGGTTCACCGACGATGTCCAACCCCAGTGCAGCACAGGTGATCCGGTGCCCATCCGGCAGATACCTCGCCGACGTCGGCGGGCGGATCAGCGGGCGGATCGAATCCGGCCAGCGGACATAGCTGTCGACCGTGACCTCGAAGTCCTCGGCACACTCCGGCGGTTTGGCCGAGTTGGGGTGACTCGTCGTTATTCCGGTAAACCGTTGCAGCGCATTGCCGTCTGCGCGATGAAATTGGCGCCAGATACTCATGTCGACGCCGTTGTCGAAATTGATCGTGCGCCATTCGTGCGACCTGGTCCGGGGAGGTTCGCCCGTCCCGCCACCGGCATACTTCGGAAACCATTGCCGGTCAACGTGTCCGGCGGTACCGCGGACCCGTTCCGATCGGGCGCCCCAGCGCAGCCTTCCAGTCATCACCATGCCGGTCTGGAAGTAGGAATAGGTGTCGTCTTGGCCGAAACAGGCGATCTTGCCGTTGTAGGTGGACGCGCCCAATGGCGTCGGCGCCCGCGTCGGGGTAACCGAAAGGTCCAACTCCATTGATTGCCCGGCCTGGTCCGTCCCGACCAGGCTGACGCGGTAGGTGTAGGGCAGCAGTTCCCCAGCCTCGTCGCGGCAGGTGGTCCACGACACGGCTCCGGCGTCACTTCGGTAGACGAGATCGAGGTAACCCGTCGCGGCGGCCAACTTCGGCTCTGCACCCGGCTGGATGCTGGCCGGCGGCATGTCGTAATCGGTGTAGGTCCCGTATTCGCCGGTGTCCAAATCGAATAACGCCATGGTGTAGAAGTCGGCCACCACCGAACCCCCGGGCCGGTTCTTGTTGAAGATCGTCAGGAAGGCGAAGGACCGACCGGTATCGGGGGCGTCAAGCTGGCCCGCGATGAACCAGGTATCGGACTCCTGGTCCGGGTGTTCGCCCTCGGCAGCGGGAAACTGCAGCGACTCATCGCCAGGAACCAGATGAAAAGGGTAACTGCGCCAATCGTCAGTCAATGCCCCGCCTCGCACAGCGAAATATGGCTTTTTTGCTATGTTAGCATCAATAGCGAAATGCCGTTTCCTGCCCAAAGGTAGCGCTCCCATGGCGGAGAATCCCCACCGTTCGTACGACGAACTGTTCATCGGTGGACGTTGGCGCAAACCCAGCACGACAGAACGACTTGCCGTCATCTCCCCACATTCCGAAGAGCCGATCGGCCATGTCCCGGCTGCGGGGCCAGCGGATATCGAGGCCGCCATCACCGCTGCCCGCACCGCGTTCGATCACGGGCCCTGGCCGCGGATGGAACCGCAACAGCGCATGCGCAAGATCGAGGGGCTAGCCGCGATTTACGGACGCCAGCTCGACGCCATGGCCGACCTGATCACCGCCGAAATGGGCTCACCACGCAGTTTCAGCAGGTTGGGCCAAGCGGCCGGGGCGGCTTCGATGATCCATCTGGCCTTGGCAGTGGCCCGCGACTTTCCCTGGGCAGAACGACGTCAGGGCGTGCTTGGTGAGGCGCACCTCCGCCGGGCGCCCGTGGGCGTGGTGGGTGCGATCGTGCCGTGGAACGTGCCGCAATGCCTGATCATGCCCAAACTCATTCCCGCGCTCATCGCCGGCTGCTCGGTGGTGCTCAAACCAGCGCCCGAAACGCCTTTGGACGCTTTGTGGTTGGCCGAGATGATCGAACAGGCCGACCTGCCCGAAGGTGTGGTTTCGGTGGTCACCGGCGGTCCGGACGTTGGCGAAGCACTGGTGCGCCACCCGGCGGTGGACAAGATCGCGTTCACCGGCTCCAGTGCGACCGGGCGGCGCATCGCCGCAATCTGCGGAGAGCAGCTGAAGCGGGTGAGCCTGGAATTGGGCGGCAAATCGGCAGCGATCATCCTCGACGACGCGGACCTCGACAAGACCGTCGCCGGTCTCAAGACCGCGGGGCTGATGAACAACGGCCAGGCCTGTGTTGCGCAGACCCGCATCCTGGTCAGCGAACGCCGCCACGACGAGGTCGTCGACGCGCTGGCCGACATGATGTCGGCACTGCACGTCGGTGATCCATCCGAGGAGAAGACCGACATCGGACCCCTTGTCGCACAACGGCAACAACGTCGGGTGCAGGACTACATCCGCTCCGGCCAGCAGGAGGGCGCACGCCTCGTCGTCGGCGGTGACGACCGCCCGGTGGAACGCGGCTGGTATGTGCGCCCAACCCTTTTCACCGACGCCACCAACGACATGCGGATCGCGCGGGAGGAGATTTTCGGCCCGGTCCTGACGGTGCTTACCTACCAGGACGAAGACGACGCCGTCCGGATCGCCAACGACAGCGACTACGGCTTGGCCGGTTCGGTCTGGACCGCCGATACCGCCCACGGCTTGGATATCGCAAGCCGGGTGCGGACCGGCACCTACGGCATCAACATGTACATGCTCGACATCAGCACGCCATTCGGCGGATTCAAGCATTCGGGCATCGGACGCGAATTCGGACCGGAGGGCCTCGACGAGTACGTTGAACTGCAGGCCGTGATCTGCAACGGAAAAATGCCGCCGCTCAACGGGGTTCGGGCAGCTGCAGAGTGATCTCGACCGGGCAGCACAAAGCGCCGTGCTGGTTGGTCACTTCGATCTGGAGATCGACCAGGTAGCGCGGCGGATCGACGGTGGTGTCGCATCGCTTGGCCACCGCCCTACCCCGGCCAACCATGGTGTCGCCCGCATAGATGGAGCCTGTCAACCGCATGGACCGACGCACCACGCGACTGCCCGGGCCCGCCCAGTCGGTCGCGATGCGGTCGGCGAACCCCGCCAGGTGCATGGTGTTGACGTAAATAGTTGGGTTGCCTTGACTTTGGGCATAGGCGGGATCGAAATGGCCGGGAAAGTAGTCCCAAGTCGCTCCGGCGTTTTCCACCACGCGTTGATAAGTGATTTCGTCGGTGACCTCGGGCAGGTCAACAGGTACGCTCAGAGCATTCCAATCGAGATCCACCGACGTCATGACGACGCCTCAGGAGTGAAGCGGAACAACGTGTTTCGAGACCTGGCCACCACCGCGCCATCCTGGCGGCGATATGTCTCCAACGTCTCGACGAAGTGTCCGACACCGAGACGGGTCCGCTTCTCCGGCGACACCGAGACCAACTCCTCGACCGCCGTGAGCAGATCCCCCTCGATGATGGGCTGCAGCAACTCGACATCGTTGGCCGCGTTGATGAACGTCGTACCCGGCAACGGCACCCGTAGCGCGAGCGATGCCGCCGGCGGACGCCCACCCGGCTGCCAAGGCGGAGGAACCAGCCATCCCATCAACAAGGCCGGCGGTGCCAGCAAACCGCCCCACTGTTGCCGCGCATACTCGGCGTCCCAGTACGAACGATTCCCGTCACGTACCAACGAGGCGAACAGCTGGATGCGCGCGCCGCTGACCGCCGTCGCCGCGGTGCGCGGTTCGCCCGCGGTGCCGACCATCCGCAACGCATCCTCGTAGCTACCGAACGCCAGTTGGTAACTCAGGCCGCGGTCCACGTGCATGTTCCGTTCACATCACCGGATGGGCGCTCGGCACCGAATCCCATTGGAGTTCACGGGATGTGAAGTACCAACCGCCGCGCTCATAGATCAGCCGATCGGAGGACGTCCCGGTGGCTCGCAGCGTCGTTTCGTCATACACCTTGGCGTACAGCACGACAACGCACCGTTGCGTCGCATTGACCCCGTCGACGTGGATCTCGTGGTCGACACTGACCAGGCGCTGCCCATTGCCGCCGTCGAAAGCCGCACGCAAATCGGTGAATGTCTCGCCATCTCGGATGAAAGTGGCGCCGGAGTGACGGAAGGTGGCGATCCACGCGTCGCGGTCGCCAGCGGAGTAGGCCCTGTTGTGTCGGGCGGTCAGGTCCAAGATGGCGGCGCGCCCCGTGGCGGCATGCAGCATCTGGTGTTCCTGGTAGGTCATGGTCATTTCTGTTCTCCAATTTCCCTGGGACCTGACGAAACCCTACTCACCGACTGACGACGTATCCGTGATCTTCACGATCCCACGCGGCGGGGCTGAGACCTCGGGCACGCAGCAGGTCTTTGCGTATCCGTCCGATGCCGTTTCTGGGAAGTTCGTCGACGATGTCGACGTAGCGCGGGACGCAGAAGTACGGCATGCGGGCGGCACAGAAGTCCAGCAAGTCCGCGGAATCCAGTGTGGCGCCGGGGCGCAATGTCAGGACTATCAAGATGTCGTCCTCACCCACATCGCTGGCGACGGCGACGGCGGCGGCTTCGGCCACGGCAGGGTGGTCCATGACGACCTTCTCGACTTCTACCGAGGAGACGTTCTCACCGCGCCGGCGCAGCGAATCCTTGACGCGGTCCACGTAGGTCAGGTTCGCATCCGCATCGACTCGGCCCAGGTCCCCGGTGCGAAACCACTCATCGTGGCGGTGCACCTGTAACCGGTCACCGACGTAGCCTTCACTCATTACGTGTGGATACCTCGGCCGACAGGCGATTTCGCCGACAGCCCCGGCCGGGACCGGGGACCCGTCCTCGTCGACGATCCGCACGTCGAAGTTCGGGTTGAGACGTCCAGATGTTCCGGGCACGCCGTCTTCGGCAACACCCTTGACGGCGATGGGAAAGGCTTCGGTCATCCCGTACATCGTCACAATGCGGCAGCCATAACGCTTTTCGATCTCGCGGTAGGCCTTGGCGTCGATCGGTGCCGCGGAGATGAACCGCAGCGGCAGGTCCGCGTCCCGCTGATCCGGTGGCAGGCTTTGCAGCATCGACACCATGGCACCGGCGCCGAAGAAGCCGACGGCACCGCGAACACGCACGTCATCCCACACCTCGGTCGGATGGAAAGCATCCGCTAGCACCGTTGTTCCGCCGATCAGCATCGGCGCCAGCACGCTGGGTGCGGCGCTCAAATGGAACAGGGGCATCGCCGTCCACAGTGTCTCACCAGGGGCGAATTCCCAGGCCGAGGCAGCGGTTGCGGCCACTGTGAACAGGTAATGCCATGACGTGGCAACCGCTTTCGACGGTCCGGTGGTGCCGGAGGTGAAGAACAGCGCGCCGACGGCTTCAGGCTCGGCGGCCTGGACTACCTCAGCGCCAGGGATGTCTGGCCAATCCTCCGGCGTCACAACGGTTGCCACGGTGTCGAGCCTGTCAAGAACTTCGTCGAGGCGTGGGCGCCGCTGTGCGTCGGTGAAGATCACCTTGGCTTGCGACAGCCGAAGGTTGTGCAGCAGGAAGTCACCCTTGTTGGCGGCGTTGACCGCCGCGCTCAACGCGCCGATCCGCGCCGCACCCAGCCAAAGGTAGACCCATTCCGGACAGGTGCCGGAGAACAGCGCCACGCAGTCGCCGCGACCGATACCCCACTCGCCCAACAGTTTTACCGCCACGAGAGACCGCTGCCGCATCTGCTCGAAGGTGATATCGGTGCCGGCGATCGACATCATCACCCGGTCGGGATGCTGCTCGGCTCTGCGATCAAGCACCGCCGGTACGGTGAATCGCTCGACGCCGAAGTCGGCGGGACCCAAGGGTCCGCTCATTAGGCGTGCGCGGCAGCGGGGTCGGGCTGGCCTTCGGGGGTATAACCAAAGTCGTCGGGCGATGGCTCTTTACCAGGATAGAAGCGATGCGCCCAACGGCGCAGAGCCGCATAGTCGTGCGCCTCCTCGGGCGCCAGATTGGGCTTCTCCAGGTATTTCATGTTCTCCCAGGTGAAGAAGTCCTGTTTGATGACCTCTTGTTGCAGTGCAAGGAACCTGGCGGCACGTCCGGTGGGCACATCGCCGGTGTCGCCGGGCTCGCGGATGGAGGCCTGGGTGTAGAAGTAGTCGGTGTAGTCCTCGTCGACCGGTGTCTGCCCGGTGACCTGGACGGTGGCCACCAGCTCGCTGGGAAAGCGCACGATGCCCAGTCCCAGTGAGTAGTTGTCGTAGATGATCTTGGCGTCGACCGGTCCGTTGGGCGTCAACCAAGTCTTCGCCCGGCCGCCTCCGAAATTGGCGTTGACGGTCGCGTGCAGGTGATAGCCGGAGACTTCGAACGAGGCGGTGTTGGCGGGGTTGGCGGCCTTGTGCACGTACTGGACGTGGTACGGGTCGGCGGCGTTCTCGATGATCATCTGCGCATGCACCTTGACCCGGTTGACCATCCGGGTGTGCGGGTGCAGCGGGTAGTACTCGTCGGTCTCGAGTTCGGGCAGCACAGGCGGCTGCCAGTACGGCGGGCGGCCGTGGCGCTCGTGCCAAACCAGGATGAAGCCGTACCACTCCGTCACGGGATAGGTCCGGATGCGGACGTTGTTCTTGCAGCCGATCTTGCTGTACGGGATCAGGGCGTTGGTGCCGTCGCCACGCCACTGCCATCCGTGCCACGGGCAAACGATGTGCTCGCCCTCCACCGTCCCGCCCACGCCCATGTTGGCACCGAGATGTTGGCAGTAGGCGTCCAGCGCGTGCACCTGGCCGGATGCGGTGCGAAACAGCACCAATTCCTCGCCGAAGTAGTGCACGCGCTTGACTTCTCCGGCGCCCAGATCGGAGGCGAAGGCGACGATGAACCACCCCGTCGGAAAGCGGTACTTCGACAGCGCGATGCCCGCCGGCCCGAACTCACGTTCCGACGGGTCTATGGAATCAGAAACGGTGTCCGTCACGAGCTCTCCGGTTCGACGTCTTGGCTCTATTTTTACTATTTTAAGCATTCAACGTCAACGCGGCGGGCATGCCAAGCATCGCCCGTTGCAGCGCAATGCTTTTCGGCGTTGACCGCGACGGCAGGTCGCTACTCGACGATCCGCAGGGCCGCTCTGGGGCACTGGTCCACCGCGGCGCGGACGTCGATCTCCCTATCCGGCGGCACCGGACCGTCGGCGATCTGCACTACGTCCTCGTCACCCAATACGAAAATGTCCGGGGCGATCGATTCGCAGAAACCGTTGGCCTCGCACATGTCCGCGTCGACAATTACCCGCATCGAACGCTCCTAATCGTTTAGTAGGGGTTGGTTACTGGTCGTGTAGGCCAGGGCGATTCCTGTGTGGTCTGCCGTTGGGTGATGCCTGGGAGCTCCCGGCGTATGACGCCTTATGAGAGAGCGGCGCGCCTGACGGCAGATCATGGCTTTCGGTGGTGGGATGCCGTTGCTCGAGCCCGCCACAGGGTCGACCTCCCGGCTAACGATCCCGAGCTTCGAGCTCTTCGAAAGAACGAGGCCCTGTGGTGTGCTGGAGTCACGGACGGCTAGTGAGATGACGGACCTTCGAGTCCTGCGATTAGGGCGCCGCGTGACCCCATCAAGGCTCGTGACCGGTTGAGTGATCGAAGGAGCGGTAATTTGGAACTTTTTTGCGGAATCGACTGGGCCACATCGCATCACGATGTCGCCGTGGTAGACGCCGACGGTCGCGTGGTGGCCCGCGGGAGGGTCGATAACGACGCGGCCGGCTTTGCACAGTTGTTGACCCTGTTGGCCGAGGTCGGCGACAGCGCCGAGCATCCGATCCCGGTGGGGATCGAAACCGACCGCGGGCTGTGGGTAGGCGCGTTGCGCGAAACCGGCCGGGCGATATATCCGATCAATCCGTTGGCGGCCTCGCGGTATCGGGCGCGGTATGCACTCTCGGGCGCCAAATCCGATGCCACCGACGCAGTGCTGTTGGCCAACATCATCCGCACCGACCCCGACGCCCACCGCCGGCTGCCCTCGACACCGAGCTGACCCAGGCTATCCGGGTACTGGCGCGCGCCCAGCAGGACGCCGTGTGGGCACGTCAGCAGATCGGCAACCAGATCCGCGATCTGCTCAAAGACTTCTACCCGGCCGCGCTGGCGGCCTTCGCAGACCTGCCCAGCGGAGGGCTGGCCCGCGCCGACGCGCGCACCATCCTGGCGGCCGCGCCAGCCCCACGCAGGCTGCAAAACTGACCCCGGCGCGGCTGCGCCGGTTGCTGGTCAAAGCCGGCCGCCGCCGTGACCTCGACCGTGACGTCGAGCGGCTGCGCAGCGTGTTCACCGACACCTACCTGCACCAACCACCCATGGTGGAAAACGCGATGGGCATCCAGCTGGCCGCGCTGCTGCGCCAGTTCGAGGCCGCGAGCGCGGCCGGCGATGACCTGGCCGAGGCGGCGATCGCCCATTTTGAACAGCACCCGGACGCCGCGATCATCACCAGCTTCCCTGGCCTGGGGAATCTGACTGGCGCCCGGGTGCTCGCCGAGATCGGCGACGACCGCGCCCGCTTCGCTGATGCCCGCGGGTTGAAAGCCTTCGCTGGATCGGCCCCTATCACCCGCGCCAGCGGAAAGAAAACCGTTGTGACACATCGGCATATCAAAAACCGGCGCCTGGCCGCGGTCGGCTCGATCTGGGCGTTGGCATCGTTGCGCGGTTCCCCGGGTGCCCGTCGCCACTTCGATGCCCGCCGCGCCGCAGGAGACTGGAACCGCCAAGCCCAACGACACCTGTTCAACAAGTTCCTCGGCCAACTCCACCACTGCCTGCAAACTGGCCAACGGTACAACGAACATCAGGCGTTTCCACCCCCTCTCACACTCGCGGCTTGACTTCTAACTTCGTGAGATGTCTTTCTCTACAGTCCGACCGGCCGAGTCCCGATGACCGCGCTGGCGGCGAGGGGCTCGAGATCTTGGTCGGTCAGCCCGCACTGATCGCGCAGTACCTCTTCATTGTGCTCGCCCAGGGTGGGCGGTGGGCGTAGCAGCCATTCCCGCTGGTCGGTGAGCAGGGCGAACGGCGGCGTCGGATACAGCGCCTGCCCAATCCGCGAATGCGTCAACGACTCGAAAAAGCCCCGGTCACGCAGTTGCGGGTTGTCGGTCACCAACGAGGGCGACACCACCGGGGCGGCCGGAACCCCAACGCTGGCCAGCAGCTCTACCGTCGGGTCGCGTTCTCGGTCAGCGAACCACGCCGCGAGGTGACTGTCGATCTCGTCGCCTCGCTCTCGTCGTCCGGGCAGAGTGGCCAATG
Protein-coding regions in this window:
- a CDS encoding DUF1906 domain-containing protein, with the protein product MPVSRRDVLKFAAATPGLLGLGVAAASVYPAPASAALGTLLDYAAGVIPASEIRAAGASGAIRYVSDRRPGGDWMLGKPIQFAEAQDLAGNGLKIVSNYQFGKGSTSDWLGGAAAGIQHAKRGAELHAAAGGPAGAPIYVSIDDNPSVEQYKNQVLPYLRAWESVIGHQRTGVYANSKTIDWALNDGVGSYFWQHNWGSPKGYTHPAAHLHQVEIDKRKVGGIGVDVNEILKPQFGQWI
- a CDS encoding nuclear transport factor 2 family protein encodes the protein MTMTYQEHQMLHAATGRAAILDLTARHNRAYSAGDRDAWIATFRHSGATFIRDGETFTDLRAAFDGGNGQRLVSVDHEIHVDGVNATQRCVVVLYAKVYDETTLRATGTSSDRLIYERGGWYFTSRELQWDSVPSAHPVM
- a CDS encoding aromatic ring-hydroxylating oxygenase subunit alpha, with protein sequence MDRDQLIDLTRRALKLARDNTTDLAEKQHTVDAREYTSRERHERDRAMLMSSPQLVGYASELPGPGSYCTKTVMGRSILLTRTTDGTVKAFDNVCLHRQSQVVTGCGTAKRFTCPYHSWTYDNTGRLVGVPGREGFPDVTLKSDGLTELPATEFAGFLWIALNPGTHLDVAAHLGDLADELDSWGIGRWSPLGEKVLDSPINWKLAVDTFAENYHFATVHRQTFATIARSNCTVFDSYGPHHRLIFPLNAILGLEDVPEDKWDPFQNMVVIYALFPNIVISVTIANGELFRVYPGTEPGRSITVHQNSTPLDLSDESVAAGAQAVFEYAHATVRDEDYRLVEALQANLESGAREKLVFGRNEPGLQHRHMAWEEALSRL
- a CDS encoding MaoC family dehydratase, which encodes MTSVDLDWNALSVPVDLPEVTDEITYQRVVENAGATWDYFPGHFDPAYAQSQGNPTIYVNTMHLAGFADRIATDWAGPGSRVVRRSMRLTGSIYAGDTMVGRGRAVAKRCDTTVDPPRYLVDLQIEVTNQHGALCCPVEITLQLPEPR
- a CDS encoding lipocalin-like domain-containing protein, whose translation is MTDDWRSYPFHLVPGDESLQFPAAEGEHPDQESDTWFIAGQLDAPDTGRSFAFLTIFNKNRPGGSVVADFYTMALFDLDTGEYGTYTDYDMPPASIQPGAEPKLAAATGYLDLVYRSDAGAVSWTTCRDEAGELLPYTYRVSLVGTDQAGQSMELDLSVTPTRAPTPLGASTYNGKIACFGQDDTYSYFQTGMVMTGRLRWGARSERVRGTAGHVDRQWFPKYAGGGTGEPPRTRSHEWRTINFDNGVDMSIWRQFHRADGNALQRFTGITTSHPNSAKPPECAEDFEVTVDSYVRWPDSIRPLIRPPTSARYLPDGHRITCAALGLDIVGEPLVPAPAHGLPIEYMEGPYRYRGSLAGQPVSAFAFNERSLALYRDWELVDVLATELPDVADELRPLVSSGRRAEAAELLTKLRPGQQALAATIIDDLVTALSES
- a CDS encoding FAS1-like dehydratase domain-containing protein → MHVDRGLSYQLAFGSYEDALRMVGTAGEPRTAATAVSGARIQLFASLVRDGNRSYWDAEYARQQWGGLLAPPALLMGWLVPPPWQPGGRPPAASLALRVPLPGTTFINAANDVELLQPIIEGDLLTAVEELVSVSPEKRTRLGVGHFVETLETYRRQDGAVVARSRNTLFRFTPEASS
- a CDS encoding aldehyde dehydrogenase encodes the protein MAENPHRSYDELFIGGRWRKPSTTERLAVISPHSEEPIGHVPAAGPADIEAAITAARTAFDHGPWPRMEPQQRMRKIEGLAAIYGRQLDAMADLITAEMGSPRSFSRLGQAAGAASMIHLALAVARDFPWAERRQGVLGEAHLRRAPVGVVGAIVPWNVPQCLIMPKLIPALIAGCSVVLKPAPETPLDALWLAEMIEQADLPEGVVSVVTGGPDVGEALVRHPAVDKIAFTGSSATGRRIAAICGEQLKRVSLELGGKSAAIILDDADLDKTVAGLKTAGLMNNGQACVAQTRILVSERRHDEVVDALADMMSALHVGDPSEEKTDIGPLVAQRQQRRVQDYIRSGQQEGARLVVGGDDRPVERGWYVRPTLFTDATNDMRIAREEIFGPVLTVLTYQDEDDAVRIANDSDYGLAGSVWTADTAHGLDIASRVRTGTYGINMYMLDISTPFGGFKHSGIGREFGPEGLDEYVELQAVICNGKMPPLNGVRAAAE